From the Neoarius graeffei isolate fNeoGra1 chromosome 1, fNeoGra1.pri, whole genome shotgun sequence genome, one window contains:
- the LOC132889485 gene encoding uncharacterized protein LOC132889485 isoform X2 has product MATRLQEASEVVRDVIKKSQLIASSPDGPPARYRLLTTRCNLDQDRSVRKWTFGQQNVNMQNKIVLIVGETGTGKTTLINVMVNYKLGVKFTDEVWFEITEEGENNQTSDQSQSQTTQITVYEVFAQDNPICLTIIDTPGYGDTRGTDMDKQIAENLYKLFHNDNGVKVIDSVCLVVKASENRLSDRQHYIFDAVLSLFGKDIENNIVIFVTHSDGMPPTNVMNAIKRAGIPCRKGEENEPECFLFNNRQSEKRSKKYKKPLQAAWEMTEDTLNDFFASLKEENRKSLEQTDKVLAESKRLEACISNLQERIDFVECKSKELAQIQEALKANREKIERNENFTFEVTTYYKEKVPIENASWKDRKATSCSQCEENCHEYGCWAAWNASWCEVMKNNHCTSCTGKCHETKHVRENKKYVRRSRQTTMTYDKFKKRFETRNNSASDIECDKKSYENVKKELESDKKQEEEMTSIEKRLREEITKKEKEKADLVEEAHNAIMKLSEIALKPDSAFIVQGLDFLIPRAEETGRDVLANNLRELRKIKPESEERVNAAAGYARAGLNKMKNFFWSK; this is encoded by the exons ATGGCTACTAG ATTGCAAGAGGCATCGGAGGTTGTACGTGATGTAATCAAGAAGAGTCAATTAATAGCTTCATCTCCTGATGGTCCACCTGCACGATATCGTCTCCTCACAACCAGATGTAATCTTGATCAAGACCGCTCAGTGAGAAAATGGACATTTGGACAGCAAAACGTCAATATGCAAAACAAAATTGTACTGATTGTTGGAGAAACTGGAACAGGCAAAACTACTCTGATCAATGTCATGGTAAATTATAAACTCGGGGTGAAGTTTACAGATGAAGTATGGTTTGAGATTACAGAAGAGGGAGAAAATAATCAAACTTCAGATCAGTCACAAAGTCAAACAACTCAAATCACTGTGTATGAGGTCTTTGCCCAGGACAACCCAATCTGTCTGACCATCATTGACACTCCAGGTTATGGAGACACCAGGGGAACAGATATGGATAAACAGATTGCTGAGAATCTGTACAAACTGTTTCACAATGATAATGGAGTGAAAGTAATCGACTCAGTGTGTCTGGTAGTGAAGGCATCCGAGAATCGACTCTCTGACAGACAGCATTACATCTTTGATGCAGTTTTGTCCTTATTTGGTAAAGACATAGAGAACAACATTGTCATTTTTGTCACTCATTCAGATGGAATGCCTCCAACAAATGTGATGAATGCAATTAAGAGAGCAGGGATTCCCTGCAGGAAAGGTGAAGAAAATGAACCCGAGTGTTTCTTATTCAACAATCGTCAATCTGAGAAAAGGAGCAAAAAGTATAAGAAACCGCTCCAGGCAGCTTGGGAAATGACAGAGGACACATTAAATGACTTCTTTGCCTCCCTGAAAGAAGAGAACAGAAAAAGCTTAGAGCAGACTGATAAGGTTCTGGCTGAGTCCAAACGACTTGAAGCCTGTATTTCGAATCTGCAAGAACGTATTGACTTTGTAGAGTGCAAAAGTAAAGAACTAGCCCAGATTCAGGAAGCCCTTAAGGCAAACCGAGAAAAGATTGAGAGAAATGAAAACTTTACTTTTGAAGTCACCACATATTACAAAGAAAAAGTACCCATTGAAAATGCTTCATGGAAGGACAGAAAGGCCACCAGTTGCTCTCAGTGTGAAGAGAACTGTCATGAGTATGGCTGCTGGGCTGCCTGGAATGCTTCGTGGTGTGAAGTCATGAAAAATAACCACTGCACATCATGTACAGGTAAATGTCACGAAACTAAACATGTCAGAGAGAACAAGAAATATGTTAGACGCAGTAGACAGACCACAATGACATATGATAAGTTCAAAAAACGATTTGAAACTCGCAATAATTCAGCATCAGATATCGAGTGTGATAAAAAGTCCTATGAAAATGTCAAAAAGGAGTTAGAAAGTGACAAGAAACAGGAAGAGGAGATGACAAGCATAGAGAAGAGACTGAGAGAAGAGATAaccaagaaagaaaaggaaaaagctGACCTGGTGGAAGAAGCCCACAACGCCATCATGAAACTGTCTGAGATAGCTTTAAAGCCAGACTCTGCTTTCATTGTTCAGGGTCTCGACTTCTTGATCCCTCGTGCTGAAGAAACTGGAAGAGACGTCCTTGCAAATAATCTGAGAGAGCTGAGAAAAATTAAACCTGAATCAGAGGAAAGAGTTAATGCTGCAGCGGGGTACGCAAGGGCAGGTCTCAATAAAATGAAAAATTTTTTCTGGTCAAAATGA
- the LOC132889485 gene encoding uncharacterized protein LOC132889485 isoform X1: MHIKYSTIRYQQVLGRHSSAATSEEKVFLFAGIIRNFHFNFSRVIMATRLQEASEVVRDVIKKSQLIASSPDGPPARYRLLTTRCNLDQDRSVRKWTFGQQNVNMQNKIVLIVGETGTGKTTLINVMVNYKLGVKFTDEVWFEITEEGENNQTSDQSQSQTTQITVYEVFAQDNPICLTIIDTPGYGDTRGTDMDKQIAENLYKLFHNDNGVKVIDSVCLVVKASENRLSDRQHYIFDAVLSLFGKDIENNIVIFVTHSDGMPPTNVMNAIKRAGIPCRKGEENEPECFLFNNRQSEKRSKKYKKPLQAAWEMTEDTLNDFFASLKEENRKSLEQTDKVLAESKRLEACISNLQERIDFVECKSKELAQIQEALKANREKIERNENFTFEVTTYYKEKVPIENASWKDRKATSCSQCEENCHEYGCWAAWNASWCEVMKNNHCTSCTGKCHETKHVRENKKYVRRSRQTTMTYDKFKKRFETRNNSASDIECDKKSYENVKKELESDKKQEEEMTSIEKRLREEITKKEKEKADLVEEAHNAIMKLSEIALKPDSAFIVQGLDFLIPRAEETGRDVLANNLRELRKIKPESEERVNAAAGYARAGLNKMKNFFWSK, from the exons atgcatatcaagtacagcaccatcag atatcagcaagtgcttggacgacactccagtgcagccacgtctgaagaaaag GTTTTTCTGTTTGCTGGAATCATCAGaaattttcatttcaatttttcACGTGTTATTATGGCTACTAG ATTGCAAGAGGCATCGGAGGTTGTACGTGATGTAATCAAGAAGAGTCAATTAATAGCTTCATCTCCTGATGGTCCACCTGCACGATATCGTCTCCTCACAACCAGATGTAATCTTGATCAAGACCGCTCAGTGAGAAAATGGACATTTGGACAGCAAAACGTCAATATGCAAAACAAAATTGTACTGATTGTTGGAGAAACTGGAACAGGCAAAACTACTCTGATCAATGTCATGGTAAATTATAAACTCGGGGTGAAGTTTACAGATGAAGTATGGTTTGAGATTACAGAAGAGGGAGAAAATAATCAAACTTCAGATCAGTCACAAAGTCAAACAACTCAAATCACTGTGTATGAGGTCTTTGCCCAGGACAACCCAATCTGTCTGACCATCATTGACACTCCAGGTTATGGAGACACCAGGGGAACAGATATGGATAAACAGATTGCTGAGAATCTGTACAAACTGTTTCACAATGATAATGGAGTGAAAGTAATCGACTCAGTGTGTCTGGTAGTGAAGGCATCCGAGAATCGACTCTCTGACAGACAGCATTACATCTTTGATGCAGTTTTGTCCTTATTTGGTAAAGACATAGAGAACAACATTGTCATTTTTGTCACTCATTCAGATGGAATGCCTCCAACAAATGTGATGAATGCAATTAAGAGAGCAGGGATTCCCTGCAGGAAAGGTGAAGAAAATGAACCCGAGTGTTTCTTATTCAACAATCGTCAATCTGAGAAAAGGAGCAAAAAGTATAAGAAACCGCTCCAGGCAGCTTGGGAAATGACAGAGGACACATTAAATGACTTCTTTGCCTCCCTGAAAGAAGAGAACAGAAAAAGCTTAGAGCAGACTGATAAGGTTCTGGCTGAGTCCAAACGACTTGAAGCCTGTATTTCGAATCTGCAAGAACGTATTGACTTTGTAGAGTGCAAAAGTAAAGAACTAGCCCAGATTCAGGAAGCCCTTAAGGCAAACCGAGAAAAGATTGAGAGAAATGAAAACTTTACTTTTGAAGTCACCACATATTACAAAGAAAAAGTACCCATTGAAAATGCTTCATGGAAGGACAGAAAGGCCACCAGTTGCTCTCAGTGTGAAGAGAACTGTCATGAGTATGGCTGCTGGGCTGCCTGGAATGCTTCGTGGTGTGAAGTCATGAAAAATAACCACTGCACATCATGTACAGGTAAATGTCACGAAACTAAACATGTCAGAGAGAACAAGAAATATGTTAGACGCAGTAGACAGACCACAATGACATATGATAAGTTCAAAAAACGATTTGAAACTCGCAATAATTCAGCATCAGATATCGAGTGTGATAAAAAGTCCTATGAAAATGTCAAAAAGGAGTTAGAAAGTGACAAGAAACAGGAAGAGGAGATGACAAGCATAGAGAAGAGACTGAGAGAAGAGATAaccaagaaagaaaaggaaaaagctGACCTGGTGGAAGAAGCCCACAACGCCATCATGAAACTGTCTGAGATAGCTTTAAAGCCAGACTCTGCTTTCATTGTTCAGGGTCTCGACTTCTTGATCCCTCGTGCTGAAGAAACTGGAAGAGACGTCCTTGCAAATAATCTGAGAGAGCTGAGAAAAATTAAACCTGAATCAGAGGAAAGAGTTAATGCTGCAGCGGGGTACGCAAGGGCAGGTCTCAATAAAATGAAAAATTTTTTCTGGTCAAAATGA